A stretch of the Haloarcula ordinaria genome encodes the following:
- a CDS encoding CPBP family intramembrane glutamic endopeptidase, which translates to MALTRPYVEVAERELLVVNVVRALAVVAGAFLLGAIFQSIFVAILGSPSQAALRQSPALYVVVNASFFAGFVVTALWALRLRQDEPLLHLRSPRLTDVGWVVGGVAVLFTGAIAVGAALNAIISALESVFGVSTTVATNQIITTGQGNPELFLYLIPLSLLVVGPAEELVFRGVVQGLMRRSFGVLPGVVLASLLFGLGHVFALSSGDAWTMVFLTGSLGLILGVLYEYTETILVPALAHGAWNATLFLIQYLSAIGVDIPF; encoded by the coding sequence ATGGCGCTCACTCGCCCGTACGTCGAGGTCGCTGAGAGGGAGCTGCTGGTCGTCAACGTGGTCCGCGCCCTGGCCGTCGTCGCGGGGGCGTTCCTGCTGGGGGCCATCTTTCAGAGCATCTTCGTCGCGATACTCGGCTCCCCATCACAGGCGGCGCTCCGGCAGTCGCCGGCGCTCTACGTCGTCGTCAACGCCTCCTTCTTCGCCGGGTTCGTCGTGACTGCGCTCTGGGCTCTCAGGCTCCGCCAGGACGAGCCACTGCTCCACCTCCGCTCGCCGCGACTGACCGACGTGGGCTGGGTCGTCGGCGGCGTCGCCGTCCTGTTCACCGGGGCCATCGCCGTCGGGGCCGCACTGAACGCCATCATCTCGGCGCTGGAGTCGGTGTTCGGCGTCTCGACGACCGTCGCGACCAACCAGATTATCACCACCGGGCAGGGCAACCCGGAGCTGTTCCTGTATCTCATCCCCCTCTCCTTGCTGGTGGTCGGCCCGGCCGAGGAGCTCGTCTTCCGCGGCGTCGTCCAGGGGCTGATGCGTCGCTCGTTCGGCGTCCTCCCCGGAGTCGTCCTCGCGAGCCTCCTCTTTGGCCTCGGGCACGTCTTCGCCCTCTCGTCGGGCGACGCCTGGACGATGGTGTTTCTCACCGGGTCGCTCGGCCTGATTCTCGGTGTGCTGTACGAGTACACCGAGACCATCCTGGTCCCCGCACTGGCCCACGGTGCCTGGAACGCGACCCTGTTCCTGATACAGTATCTCTCGGCCATCGGCGTCGACATCCCGTTCTGA
- a CDS encoding glucose-6-phosphate isomerase has protein sequence MHLDIGPALAATDPGIDEADLERLDDRVASAHERIAAGMADDEFGYASLNLPETTDTDAIRAAVDPVSEMGHVLTVGIGGSALGAKAITAALAEEPERHVVLDNVDPEHVERTLADLPLADTAINVVSRSGTTAETLANFLVVREAYERADVDWTDRIVVTTGEAGPLRELADAHDLPTLPVPEGVPGRFSALSSVGLVPPAILGLDIEAVLDGGASVAADLGPSLFDSPAYAYGAVSYALEEEGASVNAMMPYAERLEVFAEWFAQLWAESLGKAGRGQTPARALGATDQHSQLQLYRAGPGDKVVTFVRPGERADVQIPDPDHDSLEYLSGTDLGELIDAEYEATVASLPAADRPALDLQLDRLDAAEVGALLYAMEAACVLVGELADVETFTQPAVEWGKNATRGLIRGVETEETRTVAERTSYRID, from the coding sequence ATGCACCTCGACATCGGTCCTGCACTGGCGGCGACGGACCCCGGAATCGACGAGGCCGACCTGGAACGGCTCGACGACCGGGTCGCCTCGGCCCACGAACGCATCGCGGCGGGGATGGCCGACGACGAGTTCGGCTACGCCTCGCTGAACCTGCCCGAGACCACCGACACAGACGCGATTCGCGCGGCCGTCGACCCCGTCTCCGAGATGGGACACGTCCTCACCGTCGGCATCGGCGGGTCCGCGCTCGGGGCGAAAGCCATCACGGCCGCACTCGCCGAGGAACCGGAGCGCCACGTCGTCCTCGACAACGTCGACCCGGAACACGTCGAGCGGACGCTGGCTGACCTGCCGCTCGCCGACACGGCTATCAACGTCGTCTCGCGCTCGGGGACGACGGCCGAGACGCTGGCGAACTTCCTGGTCGTCCGCGAGGCCTACGAGCGGGCCGACGTGGACTGGACCGACCGCATCGTCGTGACGACGGGCGAGGCGGGTCCGCTTCGCGAACTCGCCGACGCCCACGACCTGCCCACGCTGCCGGTCCCCGAGGGCGTCCCGGGGCGCTTCTCCGCGCTCTCGTCGGTCGGGCTGGTCCCGCCGGCGATCCTCGGTCTCGACATCGAGGCCGTCCTCGATGGCGGGGCGAGCGTGGCCGCCGACCTCGGACCGTCGCTGTTCGACTCGCCCGCGTACGCCTACGGTGCCGTGTCCTACGCCCTGGAAGAGGAAGGGGCGTCGGTCAACGCGATGATGCCCTACGCCGAGCGCCTGGAGGTGTTCGCCGAGTGGTTCGCCCAGCTGTGGGCCGAGAGCCTCGGGAAGGCGGGTCGCGGCCAGACGCCCGCGCGAGCCCTCGGTGCGACCGACCAGCACTCCCAGTTGCAGCTGTATCGCGCCGGCCCGGGCGACAAGGTGGTCACGTTCGTCCGCCCCGGCGAGCGGGCCGACGTCCAGATTCCGGACCCAGACCACGACTCGCTCGAATACCTCTCGGGGACCGACCTGGGCGAACTCATCGACGCCGAGTACGAGGCGACGGTGGCCAGCCTCCCGGCAGCCGACCGGCCGGCGCTCGACCTCCAGCTCGACCGCCTCGACGCGGCGGAGGTCGGTGCGTTGCTCTATGCGATGGAGGCCGCCTGCGTCCTCGTCGGCGAACTGGCCGACGTCGAGACGTTCACCCAGCCCGCCGTCGAGTGGGGGAAGAACGCGACCCGGGGGTTGATTCGCGGCGTCGAGACCGAGGAGACGCGGACCGTCGCCGAGCGGACCTCCTACCGCATCGACTGA
- a CDS encoding DUF5812 family protein, giving the protein MTTKEGTFLVVHAEAATVTLRDVADSQVLTLLDNPGVEAGEVVDATVEAEPPMEVTYTAEIREQRTIPVERVDLEPTAQTKSLAADQPVGELTTRERAGEGEIHVLTVADEQTDAAAEDVVEDEATVTRAARLGVDRVEVRTAAGVVSVRYLPD; this is encoded by the coding sequence ATGACAACCAAGGAGGGGACCTTTCTCGTCGTCCACGCCGAGGCAGCGACGGTGACGCTGCGAGACGTCGCCGACTCGCAGGTGCTGACCCTCTTGGACAACCCCGGGGTCGAAGCCGGCGAGGTCGTCGACGCCACCGTCGAGGCCGAACCGCCGATGGAGGTGACCTACACGGCCGAGATACGCGAACAGCGGACCATCCCGGTCGAACGGGTCGACCTCGAACCGACGGCCCAGACCAAGTCGCTCGCGGCCGACCAGCCCGTCGGCGAACTGACCACCCGCGAGCGCGCCGGCGAGGGCGAGATTCACGTCCTCACCGTCGCCGACGAACAGACCGACGCCGCCGCCGAGGACGTCGTCGAAGACGAGGCGACGGTGACGCGGGCCGCCCGCCTGGGCGTCGACCGCGTCGAGGTCCGGACCGCCGCCGGCGTCGTCAGCGTCCGGTACCTCCCCGACTGA
- a CDS encoding NOB1 family endonuclease, translating into MYVLDSSAFINEYHTDEQIASIPLVREELEGEASFRFDALEGAGMHLHIPEENTVERIERAARETGDLAELSETDIRLVAAAFELDSRLVTDDYAMQNVAEKLDVRVEVIDREGITEQRDWRFQCQGCGREFDENHDRCPICGSSLSRKNPA; encoded by the coding sequence ATGTACGTCCTCGATTCGTCGGCCTTCATCAACGAGTACCACACCGACGAGCAGATCGCGTCGATACCGCTCGTCCGCGAGGAACTGGAGGGCGAGGCGTCGTTCCGGTTCGACGCGCTCGAAGGGGCCGGGATGCACCTCCACATCCCCGAGGAGAACACCGTCGAGCGCATCGAACGCGCGGCCCGCGAGACGGGCGACCTCGCCGAGCTCTCCGAGACCGACATCCGACTCGTCGCGGCGGCGTTCGAGCTCGACAGCCGACTCGTCACGGACGACTACGCGATGCAGAACGTCGCCGAGAAGCTCGACGTGCGCGTTGAGGTCATCGACCGCGAGGGAATCACCGAGCAGCGCGACTGGCGGTTCCAGTGTCAGGGGTGTGGTCGCGAGTTCGACGAGAACCACGACCGCTGTCCCATCTGTGGCAGTTCCCTCTCGCGGAAGAACCCGGCCTAG
- a CDS encoding PRC-barrel domain-containing protein yields MAEILAENLSGKDVMGADGAELGSLYNITMDLSSGALKNLVIDPAETLRNTDFEYSDQGRLIVPVGQVRAVKDHMIIER; encoded by the coding sequence ATGGCAGAGATACTCGCCGAGAACCTCTCGGGGAAGGACGTGATGGGCGCAGACGGTGCCGAACTCGGTAGCCTCTACAACATCACGATGGACCTCTCCTCGGGTGCGCTGAAGAACCTCGTCATCGACCCCGCAGAGACGCTTCGCAACACCGACTTCGAGTACAGCGACCAGGGACGGCTCATCGTCCCCGTCGGACAGGTCCGCGCGGTCAAGGACCACATGATAATCGAACGCTAG
- a CDS encoding plastocyanin/azurin family copper-binding protein, whose protein sequence is MNDDRRHFLAALSAGLTGVIAGCGGDGGSGEDGGDGGADTQTDRPTATETATPTATETATPAATATETPTATPTATETVDAAQRVAVGPGDFVFEPETFSVPVGSTVLWEWASSNHNVKPTSTPDGSDWTGTPGGSQTFETGHTYAATFETAGEYAYVCRPHQSLGMAGSFTVTE, encoded by the coding sequence ATGAACGACGACCGACGGCACTTCCTGGCCGCGCTGTCTGCGGGACTCACCGGCGTGATCGCCGGCTGTGGTGGAGACGGTGGGAGTGGTGAAGACGGCGGGGACGGCGGGGCAGACACCCAAACGGACCGACCGACGGCCACCGAGACAGCGACGCCCACGGCGACCGAGACCGCGACGCCCGCAGCGACCGCCACGGAGACGCCGACTGCGACGCCGACAGCCACCGAGACAGTCGACGCCGCCCAGCGGGTCGCGGTCGGCCCCGGCGACTTCGTCTTCGAACCCGAGACGTTCTCGGTCCCCGTCGGGAGTACCGTCCTGTGGGAGTGGGCGAGCAGCAACCACAACGTCAAGCCGACGTCGACGCCCGACGGCAGCGACTGGACGGGGACGCCGGGCGGCAGTCAGACGTTCGAGACCGGCCACACGTACGCAGCGACTTTCGAGACAGCCGGCGAGTACGCCTACGTCTGTCGGCCCCACCAGAGCCTGGGGATGGCCGGGTCGTTCACCGTCACCGAGTAA
- the pan2 gene encoding proteasome-activating nucleotidase Pan2: MSRSPSLPERPRLELDPDMTPDERLAALREHFEEIVRVNEQLTEQLDSARSRQSDLTGQVERLERENETLKTSSLYIATAEELTDDGVIIKQHGNNQEVLTEVSPSVREDLEAGDRVAINDSFSVKTILDPETDSRAQAMQITQSPDVTYDDIGGLEEQIVEVREAVEAPLVDAEQFRTVGIEPPSGVLLHGPPGTGKTMLAKAVANETDATFIKMAGSELVRKFIGEGARLVRDLFELASEREPAIIFIDEIDAIASKRTESKTSGDAEVQRTMMQLLSEMDGFDDRGEIRIIAATNRFDMLDRAILRPGRFDRLIEVPEPDVEGRERILEIHTETMSLADDVDFAALAEETAGLSGAELASLATEAGMFAIRDDRTTVTADDFTDALEKVQAEEESNTGPIAFV, translated from the coding sequence ATGTCGCGTAGTCCCTCGCTTCCGGAGCGACCGCGGTTGGAGCTCGACCCCGACATGACGCCCGACGAGCGTCTGGCGGCACTGCGGGAGCACTTCGAAGAGATCGTCCGCGTGAACGAACAGCTCACAGAGCAACTCGACTCGGCCCGGAGCAGACAGTCGGACCTCACCGGGCAGGTCGAGCGGTTGGAACGCGAGAACGAGACGCTGAAGACCTCGTCGCTATACATCGCCACGGCAGAGGAGCTGACCGACGACGGCGTCATCATCAAGCAGCACGGCAACAACCAGGAGGTCCTGACCGAGGTCTCGCCCTCGGTCCGCGAGGACCTGGAGGCCGGCGACCGGGTCGCCATCAACGACTCCTTCTCGGTCAAGACCATCCTCGACCCGGAGACCGACTCCCGGGCCCAGGCGATGCAGATCACCCAGTCGCCCGACGTCACCTACGACGACATCGGGGGCCTCGAAGAGCAGATTGTCGAGGTCCGCGAGGCCGTCGAGGCGCCGCTGGTCGACGCCGAGCAGTTCCGCACGGTCGGTATCGAACCGCCGAGCGGCGTCCTGCTGCACGGGCCGCCCGGGACCGGCAAGACGATGCTCGCGAAGGCCGTCGCCAACGAGACCGACGCCACCTTCATCAAGATGGCCGGCTCCGAGCTCGTCAGGAAGTTCATCGGCGAGGGCGCACGCCTGGTGCGTGACCTCTTCGAACTCGCCTCCGAGCGCGAACCGGCTATCATCTTCATCGACGAGATCGACGCCATCGCCTCGAAGCGCACGGAGTCGAAGACCTCCGGCGACGCCGAGGTCCAGCGGACGATGATGCAGCTGCTCTCGGAGATGGACGGCTTCGACGACCGCGGTGAGATCCGCATCATCGCGGCGACCAACCGCTTCGACATGCTCGACCGCGCCATCCTCCGTCCGGGCCGGTTCGACCGCCTCATCGAGGTGCCCGAACCCGACGTCGAGGGCCGCGAGCGCATCCTCGAGATACACACCGAGACGATGAGTCTCGCAGACGACGTCGACTTCGCCGCGCTTGCTGAGGAGACCGCCGGCCTCTCGGGGGCCGAACTCGCCTCGCTGGCGACCGAGGCGGGGATGTTCGCCATCCGCGACGACCGGACGACCGTGACTGCCGACGACTTCACCGACGCCCTCGAGAAGGTCCAGGCCGAAGAGGAGTCGAACACCGGTCCCATCGCGTTCGTCTGA
- the infB gene encoding translation initiation factor IF-2, with protein sequence MSDTDATPETDAATLRTPIVAVLGHVDHGKTSLLDRIRGSAVTAGESGAITQHIGATAVPLSVISEIAGELVDPTDFDLPGLLFIDTPGHHSFSTLRSRGGALADIAILVVDVNDGFQPQTLEAIDILKRTQTPFIVAANKVDTIPGWNPNEGQPIQQTMEKQSQRVQDDLNQKLYEIIGELSDNGFSADMYWRVQNFQNNIGVVPVSAETGEGVPDLLTVQMGLSQRYMKEEMEIDAAGPGVGTVLEVKDTQGFGATLDAIIYDGTIRKDDTIVVGGLQGPIVTDVRALLRPRPLAEIRTEKQFEQVDEVAAADGVKIAAPDLDDAIAGAPIRVIRDRDRTEVIAEVEEELAEIEVTTQEEGVVVKADTLGSLEAISSTLAEEEIPIMRAEVGAVAPRDIRVAETANEPTHQAILAFSVEVLDDARKLAEQEGVELFENDVIYQLIEEYDDHVTAIEEAQQEQILENITRPAKFRILQDHTFRQSDPAVVGVEILSGSLRRNVNVVKWDGNEPKRVGHLKTIQDEGEDVDEAMTGERMAVSIDGPTVGRQIEEGDDLWVEIPEKHAKILEQELTEDITVDEREALSMYLEKQRKRDPFWGK encoded by the coding sequence ATGTCTGACACCGACGCCACACCAGAGACGGACGCCGCGACCCTCAGGACGCCCATCGTCGCCGTCCTGGGACACGTCGACCACGGGAAGACGAGCCTGCTCGACCGCATCCGGGGGTCGGCCGTCACCGCCGGGGAGTCCGGCGCCATCACCCAGCACATCGGGGCCACGGCGGTTCCGCTTTCGGTCATCTCCGAGATAGCGGGCGAGCTCGTCGACCCGACGGACTTCGACCTGCCGGGCCTGTTGTTCATCGACACGCCGGGCCACCACTCCTTCTCGACGCTGCGCTCACGCGGCGGGGCGCTGGCCGACATCGCCATCCTCGTCGTCGACGTCAACGACGGCTTCCAGCCCCAGACGCTGGAGGCCATCGACATCCTCAAACGCACGCAGACGCCGTTCATCGTCGCTGCGAACAAGGTGGACACGATTCCGGGCTGGAACCCCAACGAGGGCCAGCCCATCCAGCAGACGATGGAGAAACAGTCCCAGCGCGTGCAGGACGACCTGAACCAGAAACTGTACGAGATAATCGGCGAGCTCTCTGACAACGGGTTCTCGGCGGACATGTACTGGCGGGTCCAGAACTTCCAGAACAACATCGGCGTCGTCCCCGTCTCCGCCGAGACGGGCGAGGGCGTCCCGGACCTGCTGACGGTCCAGATGGGCCTTTCCCAGCGCTACATGAAAGAAGAGATGGAGATCGACGCCGCCGGCCCCGGCGTCGGCACCGTCCTCGAAGTCAAGGACACGCAGGGCTTCGGCGCGACGCTCGACGCCATCATCTACGACGGCACCATCCGGAAGGACGACACCATCGTCGTCGGCGGTCTGCAGGGCCCCATCGTCACCGACGTCCGCGCGCTGCTTCGCCCGCGGCCCCTGGCGGAGATTCGCACCGAGAAGCAGTTCGAGCAGGTCGACGAGGTCGCCGCCGCCGACGGCGTGAAGATCGCCGCGCCGGACCTGGACGACGCCATCGCCGGCGCGCCCATCCGCGTCATCCGTGACCGCGACCGAACCGAGGTCATCGCCGAGGTCGAGGAGGAACTCGCCGAAATCGAGGTGACGACCCAGGAGGAGGGCGTCGTCGTCAAAGCCGACACGCTCGGGTCGCTGGAGGCCATCTCCAGTACGCTCGCCGAAGAGGAGATTCCTATCATGCGCGCCGAGGTCGGTGCCGTCGCCCCGCGAGACATCCGCGTCGCCGAGACGGCCAACGAGCCGACCCACCAGGCCATCCTCGCGTTCTCCGTCGAGGTGCTCGACGACGCCCGAAAACTCGCCGAGCAAGAGGGCGTCGAACTGTTCGAGAACGACGTCATCTACCAGCTCATCGAGGAGTACGACGACCACGTCACCGCCATCGAGGAGGCTCAACAGGAACAGATCTTAGAGAACATCACCCGCCCGGCGAAGTTCCGCATCCTCCAGGACCACACTTTCCGGCAGTCCGACCCCGCCGTCGTCGGCGTCGAGATCCTCTCGGGGTCGCTCCGCCGGAACGTCAACGTCGTGAAGTGGGACGGCAACGAGCCGAAACGGGTCGGCCACCTCAAGACCATCCAGGACGAGGGCGAGGACGTCGACGAAGCCATGACCGGCGAGCGCATGGCCGTCTCCATCGACGGCCCGACGGTCGGCCGCCAGATCGAGGAGGGCGACGACCTCTGGGTAGAGATTCCCGAAAAGCACGCGAAGATCCTCGAGCAGGAACTCACCGAGGATATCACCGTCGACGAGCGCGAGGCGCTGTCGATGTACCTAGAGAAGCAGCGCAAGCGGGACCCCTTCTGGGGGAAGTAG
- a CDS encoding CopG family transcriptional regulator produces MATRFTVVCDDDQAQAVEMLARRYGITEDEVLQQLVDLGLESLEERPL; encoded by the coding sequence ATGGCTACCCGGTTCACGGTCGTCTGTGACGACGACCAGGCCCAGGCGGTGGAGATGCTGGCGCGCCGGTACGGTATCACCGAAGACGAGGTGCTCCAGCAGCTCGTCGACCTGGGGCTCGAATCGCTCGAGGAGCGACCGCTCTAG
- the secF gene encoding protein translocase subunit SecF gives MVEYEVPEVDYTQYTNRQLVAIPLAVLVLALAVIGGWWVVTGAPVTYGIDFTGGSEITVETTLSQEEIRATFDEPVSSVQGIEQAENRYIITFESSDIDDIRDSAEAADGMTVLGSGSTSPIFGEENRRLAVLGLAVAFGGMSLLAFVFFRTFVPSIAIVISAFSDIVIPLAVMNVLGIKLSLGIVAALLMLIGYSVDSDILLNNHVLRRSGGFYESTYRAMRTGVTMTVTSIAAMAVMAVTATLFGIDLMADIGLVLVLGLSADLMNTYMLNVTLLRWYKYEGVNR, from the coding sequence ATGGTCGAGTACGAGGTCCCGGAGGTCGATTACACCCAGTACACGAACCGCCAGCTGGTGGCGATACCGCTGGCGGTGCTGGTGCTGGCGCTCGCGGTCATCGGTGGCTGGTGGGTCGTGACCGGCGCCCCGGTCACCTATGGCATCGACTTCACTGGCGGGTCGGAGATTACGGTGGAGACGACGCTGTCACAGGAAGAGATTCGCGCCACCTTCGACGAGCCCGTCTCGTCCGTTCAGGGCATCGAACAGGCCGAGAACCGCTACATCATCACGTTCGAGTCGTCTGACATCGACGACATCCGCGACAGCGCCGAGGCGGCCGACGGGATGACCGTGCTGGGCAGCGGGTCGACCTCGCCCATCTTCGGCGAGGAGAACCGGCGGCTCGCGGTACTCGGCCTCGCCGTCGCCTTCGGCGGCATGAGTCTGCTCGCGTTCGTCTTCTTCCGGACCTTCGTCCCGAGCATCGCCATCGTCATCTCGGCGTTCTCGGACATCGTGATCCCCCTCGCTGTGATGAACGTACTGGGGATCAAACTCTCGCTTGGTATCGTCGCCGCGCTCCTGATGCTCATCGGGTATAGCGTGGACTCGGACATCCTGCTGAACAACCACGTGCTCCGCCGGTCGGGCGGCTTCTACGAGTCGACATACCGCGCGATGCGGACCGGGGTGACGATGACAGTCACGTCCATCGCCGCGATGGCCGTGATGGCCGTCACCGCGACACTGTTCGGTATCGACCTGATGGCCGACATCGGCCTCGTGCTCGTCCTCGGACTCTCCGCGGACCTGATGAACACCTACATGCTCAACGTCACGCTGCTTCGCTGGTACAAGTACGAGGGGGTGAACCGATGA
- the fer gene encoding ferredoxin Fer, translated as MESPFEILGVDPDADDADIVDAYRDRVKEVHPDQGGSVHEFRMVQTAYERIEAGYQPGDPVPDPDPAAGPEPAADDEADEPAEEPAEPPEPDGLRVEYLDYEAIVDQGWSLDDPDLFEAAADADLDEATYGEFYAAEDQPLLEAAEDNDLHWPFACRGGACTNCAVAVVDGEMPSPASHVLPPELFDKGIRLSCISAPVSDDMQVVFNMKHLPEVGELLLPASRFEQARSSE; from the coding sequence GTGGAATCCCCGTTCGAGATTCTCGGCGTCGACCCGGACGCCGACGACGCCGACATCGTCGACGCCTACCGCGACCGGGTGAAGGAAGTCCACCCGGACCAGGGTGGCTCCGTTCACGAGTTTCGGATGGTCCAGACGGCCTACGAGCGCATCGAGGCGGGCTACCAGCCCGGCGACCCGGTGCCCGACCCCGACCCGGCGGCCGGGCCCGAACCGGCAGCCGACGACGAGGCCGACGAACCCGCCGAGGAACCCGCGGAGCCACCGGAACCCGACGGCTTACGGGTCGAGTACCTCGACTACGAGGCCATCGTCGACCAGGGCTGGTCGCTCGACGACCCCGACCTCTTCGAGGCGGCCGCCGACGCTGACCTCGACGAGGCGACGTACGGCGAGTTCTACGCCGCGGAGGACCAGCCGCTGCTCGAGGCCGCAGAAGACAACGACCTCCACTGGCCTTTCGCCTGCCGGGGCGGCGCGTGCACGAACTGTGCGGTGGCCGTCGTCGACGGCGAGATGCCCTCCCCGGCCAGTCACGTCCTCCCGCCGGAGCTCTTCGATAAGGGCATCCGACTCTCGTGTATCAGCGCACCGGTCAGCGACGACATGCAGGTGGTGTTCAACATGAAACACCTCCCGGAGGTCGGCGAGTTGCTGCTGCCCGCCAGCCGGTTCGAGCAGGCCCGCTCCTCGGAGTGA
- a CDS encoding DUF5811 family protein: MYGNSPFGGETEQVTLTAEQRDQLRKDLASVAARTRELLPSEFVVGSEIHNSETGPRATIAVQPPVGSVVSADYRPEDAESSSITSDERDELAQGIAASAALQVKQVMGDDTAPTAQ; this comes from the coding sequence ATGTATGGAAACTCGCCGTTCGGCGGAGAGACCGAGCAAGTGACGCTCACCGCGGAGCAACGCGACCAGCTCCGGAAGGACCTGGCGAGCGTCGCGGCCCGGACCCGCGAGCTGCTCCCCAGCGAGTTCGTGGTGGGCTCCGAGATTCACAACAGCGAGACCGGCCCGCGCGCCACCATCGCCGTCCAGCCGCCGGTGGGCTCCGTCGTCAGCGCCGACTACCGACCGGAGGACGCGGAGAGTTCGAGCATCACCTCGGACGAGCGCGACGAGCTCGCACAGGGTATCGCCGCCTCCGCCGCCCTGCAGGTCAAGCAGGTGATGGGCGACGACACCGCCCCGACCGCGCAGTAA
- a CDS encoding PQQ-binding-like beta-propeller repeat protein, translating into MTGAGQTRRAFLAAAGTAVVGSLAGCQSEFDPLASTGLDEHAATQFRQGPLNQGYQDVSVPASVTEAWSVPANRGDHTAAKGSPALTPDGDVVLADDTGRVRRLSPDGEVRWATTITEATRGSHGTAAIANDTAYVGTYDGALSALDLETGQRRWRTELGDAIGASPTYYNGTLYTAVEHAAPSGSLVAVDAASGEVQWRDGWPTNHPHSTAALDVERGRLLFGSNDGKVYTWSFPDLEREWTYDTGGDVKAPIPIADGVAVVPSWAATVTALDVADGSVRWEFQTGQDNMCAPAVHDGTVYVGSHDDNVYAIDLATGEEEWRFETGGWVIGSVVATPEHVLVGSYDTHLYALDRADGSETWRFEGRGHATSAPLVTEAAVYYAERAVNGESDTPGLCYKLGPT; encoded by the coding sequence ATGACTGGAGCGGGACAGACGCGCCGGGCGTTCCTCGCAGCCGCCGGCACGGCAGTCGTCGGGTCGCTCGCGGGCTGTCAGTCCGAGTTCGACCCGCTGGCCTCGACGGGGCTCGACGAGCACGCGGCCACGCAGTTCCGCCAGGGACCGCTGAACCAGGGCTACCAGGACGTCTCGGTCCCGGCCAGCGTGACCGAGGCGTGGTCGGTGCCGGCGAACCGGGGCGACCACACCGCCGCGAAGGGGAGTCCCGCGCTGACGCCGGACGGCGACGTCGTCCTGGCCGACGACACCGGCCGCGTCCGACGGCTCTCGCCCGACGGCGAGGTCCGTTGGGCGACGACCATCACGGAGGCCACCCGCGGGAGCCACGGCACCGCCGCTATCGCCAACGACACCGCGTACGTCGGGACCTACGACGGGGCGCTGTCCGCTCTGGACCTCGAGACCGGTCAGCGCCGGTGGCGCACTGAACTCGGCGACGCCATCGGCGCGAGTCCGACCTACTACAACGGCACGCTGTACACGGCCGTCGAACACGCCGCACCGAGCGGCAGCCTCGTCGCGGTGGACGCCGCCAGCGGCGAGGTACAGTGGCGCGACGGCTGGCCGACGAACCACCCGCACTCGACGGCCGCGCTGGACGTCGAGCGGGGCCGCCTGCTGTTCGGGTCGAACGACGGGAAGGTCTACACCTGGTCGTTCCCCGACCTCGAACGCGAGTGGACCTACGACACCGGCGGCGACGTGAAAGCACCCATTCCCATCGCCGACGGCGTCGCCGTCGTCCCGTCGTGGGCCGCGACGGTGACCGCCCTCGACGTCGCGGACGGCTCGGTCCGCTGGGAGTTCCAGACCGGCCAGGACAACATGTGCGCGCCGGCCGTCCACGACGGCACCGTCTACGTCGGGAGCCACGACGACAACGTCTACGCCATCGACCTCGCGACCGGCGAGGAGGAGTGGCGCTTCGAGACCGGCGGCTGGGTCATCGGCAGCGTCGTCGCCACCCCCGAGCACGTGCTGGTCGGCTCGTACGATACGCACCTCTACGCGCTGGACCGCGCCGACGGCAGCGAAACCTGGCGGTTCGAGGGCCGGGGCCACGCGACCAGTGCGCCGCTGGTCACCGAGGCGGCCGTCTACTACGCCGAGCGGGCCGTGAACGGTGAGTCAGACACGCCCGGGCTGTGCTACAAGCTGGGTCCCACGTGA